One part of the Solanum dulcamara chromosome 8, daSolDulc1.2, whole genome shotgun sequence genome encodes these proteins:
- the LOC129900175 gene encoding LOW QUALITY PROTEIN: probable beta-glucosidase I (The sequence of the model RefSeq protein was modified relative to this genomic sequence to represent the inferred CDS: inserted 1 base in 1 codon) encodes MANNFPFSQQPQIPSITLTMAPLSPVVVGASSARQMHHLIGEYRRETSLSATSAPSLPSPNNQGRDEPRDRGTRNPDMDGDTKADPTRGQHQYDIHAGDGRLNFTSISCTKRSASDKGTSFFILKESKRSDSEAFSLAKYKVARNGVNWEERERETNTGTTILNAVKXTVHPPTQVVYQDNPDVNFVKSNHFSYAIVVVGEIPYAEMFGDSANLTIADPGTSIISNVCGVVKCVLVVISGRTVVMEPYLANIDALVAAWLPGIEGQGVADVLFGDYGFTGKLTRTWFKSVDKLRMNVGDPHYDPLFPFGFGLTIEPLELKFTNRPGALTPSLSQHPSQLPINGSYPISYTPPGDDPLNFTSIKKKSKTRKKIIHH; translated from the exons ATGGCAAACAACTTCCCATTTTCCCAGCAACCTCAGATCCCTTCGATAACACTCACAATGGCACCGCTTTCTCCAGTCGTGGTTGGAGCTAGCTCTGCAAGACAGATGCATCACCTTATAGGTGAATATCGGAGGGAGACAAGTCTCTCTGCTACTTCGGCACCTAGCCTTCCTAGCCCAAATAATCAAGGAAGGGACGAACCACGCGATAGAGGGACTAGGAACCCAGATATGGATGGAGACACTAAGGCAGACCCAACAAGAGGGCAACATCAATATGATATCCATGCAGGAGATGGTCGGTTAAACTTCACTTCTATTAGTT GTACCAAAAGAAGTGCATCAGATAAAGGAACATCCTTCTTTATACTGAAAGAGAGCAAGAGATCTGATAGTGAAGCTTTTTCATTAGCAAAGTATAAAGTAGCTCGGAATGGAGTAAACTGGGAAG agagagagagagagacaaaTACAGGAACTACCATTTTAAATGCTGTGA AAACAGTCCATCCACCTACACAAGTGGTCTACCAGGATAATCCAGACGTAAACTTTGTCAAGTCCAACCACTTCTCCTATGCCATTGTTGTCGTGGGTGAGATACCCTACGCAGAGATGTTTGGTGATAGTGCAAACCTTACAATAGCTGACCCTGGTACGAGCATCATATCCAATGTCTGTGGGGTTGTGAAGTGTGTGTTAGTTGTCATTTCTGGGCGTACAGTTGTGATGGAGCCATATCTTGCAAATATAGATGCCCTCGTGGCTGCTTGGCTTCCGGGAATTGAAGGACAAGGTGTTGCTGATGTTCTGTTTGGTGACTATGGATTCACTGGCAAACTCACGCGCACTTGGTTCAAGTCAGTTGATAAGCTTCGCATGAATGTTGGTGATCCACATTACGATCCTTTGTTTCCTTTTGGATTTGGTCTCACTATTGAGCCTCTTGAGCTAAAATTCACCAATAGGCCCGGAGCACTAACTCCCTCACTCTCCCAACATCCCAGCCAACTTCCAATAAATGGCTCCTACCCCATCTCCTATACACCACCTGGAGATGACCCGTTAAACTTCacttctattaaaaaaaaatcaaaaacaagaaaaaagataATTCACCATTGA